The segment GCCCATCAACAACGATTGAGACAGCGCTTCATGCTCCTCGGCGTACAGCAGAAAAAAGGCGACCCCGGAAGGCTTGACGGCAGGCTCACGGTGTATGCCGTGCTCGACATTGATCCGGCCGACCTCGTTTCCATGAAACACCCCGTCGCGTCGATGGCGCACAACGGCCTGCTTGTCGCGCAGGGAAATTACCGGGAGCAGAATAATCTGAGGGATTTTCTCAAGTCTGAAATGGGGCTGTCGCTTGAAGAGGGACTTGAGGATTTTCTCGACAAGCTCGGCGGCCTCGAATCGGCGCTGGACCCGGACAAACTGCGCGAGCGGATCGAGAACATCGACGAGATGGAGGATTTCATTCCCACACCCGCGAAAATAGTCCCGTTTCCGTCCGAAGCGGACGTGTTAGCCCAGGAAGGAGACGTGTTTTTCGCCGGCACCTTCAAGAACATCGGCAACGCCATCTTGAGCGTGAATTCCCTTCCCATCATGTACCAGGCGCGGTTCAGGGAACAGGAGATCCACAAGGTGCGCAACGAAATCGAGCAGCTCATCGCGCAGATAGAAAAAAACGCGCCGCTGCGGGAGCAGGCGATGTCCTCCGACGTGAAGGTGGAGGAGAAGATCATGAAGGAGTTCATTCCCAACATGCTCTACTGCCGCAAGGAGAAAAAGGTGTTCGGCGCGGCGGAGAAACAGTTCAGGGGATTTCTCAAGTCGTACCGCAACGCCGAGGACGTCGACGCGATCGTCTCCATCATCGCCGACGATCACGAGCTCACCTCGAAGCATTTCAAGCTCCTCGAGCTCTACGCAAAAAAAATAGCGCGGGTCATGGAGGAAAATTTCGGCGAGGCGGAAAAACTCCAGAACGACATCACGGCGCTCAAGCGCGAGTGAGCGGGCGGCCGGGGATGGCTACGGCCCTGCGGAAACGCTCTGAAATAAAATGCACGGTTCAGCGGAAAACAGGACTGGGACCATGTTTTTCGGAAAATGGAAAAAATCCGGCGAAGTGCAGGACGATCTGTTCCTGATGGCGCGCATCGTGGAGCACACGCCCACCAACATCGTCGTCACCCGGCCCGACGGCGGCATCCTGTATGTCAACGGCTGCGCCGAGCGAGAGCTGAAATTTCCGCGCGACACGCTGGGCGGCGTTTCGGTCGAGACCATCATTTCCGACACGGGCGACGGCATTTCATGGAATGAACTGCGCCGGCGGCTCGAGCATGACCGCTCGTGCGAGGGCAAGGCCACGCTCATTGGCAAGGGCGGCAGCGAGATCCTCTGCGCGCTGTACGCGTTCTCCATCGCCGAAACCTCCCGGAACGGGAACCTCTTCGTGCTGCAGTTCAAGGACGTGACCGGCGAGATGAAGGGCATCGACCAGATCGAGCGCAAGAACCTCGAAATGGCCAAAATCAACACCGAGCTCATCCGCTCCAACGCCGAGCTCAAACGGGTGAGCGAGCTCAAATCGAATTTCCTGAGCATCGCCTCACACGAGCTCAAGACGCCGCTCACGTCGATCAAGGGGTATTCCGACATCATGATCGACACCATGAAGGGGAAGCTCGATTCGGGCGTGTACCGGATGATCGAGAGCATCAACCGGGCCGCCGACCGCCTTCACCGGGTGGTCAACAACATCCTCGACGTCACCCGCATCGAGCAGAAGCGGCTGCGCCTCAAACCAGAACGGTTCGACCTGGCCACGCTGGCGCGCGACTGCATCGAGGAGCTCTCACAGTTTTCCGTGAAGCGGAACGTCAGGTTCGAATGCAGCGCCCAGGAAAACATGCCGAAGTTCCTTGGCGACACCATGCGGATGCAGCAGGTGTTCACCAACCTTTTCACCAACGCGCTCAAGTTCTCGCCTGACAATTCCGCGGTGCGGGTGAGCATCGGCCTGCTCACGCCGTCCGAATTCCATATTGTGGTCAAGGACCAGGGTATCGGGGTCGACCGGGCCGAGCAGAAGAAGATCTTCGACCCGTTTTACGAGGTCGCCAGCGCCACCCGGCACAGCACCGACTATTCAAAGTTCATGGGCGGCGGCACCGGGCTAGGCTTGTCTATTGTCAAGGGCATCGTGGAACGCCACGGCGGCAGGATATGGGTCGAAAGCGAAGGCCCGTCGGAGGAGAACAAGTTTCCCGGCAGCGAATTCCACATCGTCGTTCCCGTGGAGGCGAAAATAGAATGGGACGACGACGAAACGCGCACCATCAAGCTTGCCGAGCTCCGCGAGGAGCAGACCAAGGAGCGTGACGCCGCGGCGGAAAACGTTGAGGAAAAGCCCGTCATCCTGTTCATCGACAGCGACCGGGAGGCGATCGAGATAGCCAAGATGGTCCTTGAAAACGCGTTTGAGATCCTGGTCGCCGAGACAGGGGAAATCGGCCTCACCATGGCCTTTGAGCACCATCCGTCCCTCATCCTGGTCGATTCATACCTGCCGGGCCTCGACGGCTACCGTATCTGCAGGATCCTGCGCAGCCAGGAGGAAACGAAAAACATTCCGCTGGCTTTTTTCTCGGCGGGATCGCAAAGCAATGAAATACAGAAATGCTTTGCCTCCGGCGGCGATGATTTCATCGTGAAACCGTTTTCGGGAAAAGAGCTCGTTGAAAAGATCTGGAGACTGCTCATGAAGAAAAAGGAGTTGCAGAACTTCAAACAGGACTGAGGTTGCGCTTTGTAAATAAAAAAGGAATGGAGGCTCCCATTCCTTTTTTATTTATTCCAGGAAATGATCCGTTACTTTGTCTGGCGTTCCACGGTTTCCCGGTCGACGTTTTCCCGGAGCGCGTCGGCAAAGGACCGGTCGAGCTTGATCGGGTCCGCGTTGGGGTTGTCGGCGTCGATGATGTACACCGGAGTCGGGTTGTCGAGATACCCGATAACTTCCGCGTCGTCAAACACGAAGGTCTTGCTCTTGCCGGTGGTCACCACGAGGCGCTTTTCCACCCATCCGGTCTCACCGTCCGCCTTCTGGATTTTATAATGATTCCTTCCGGTCGAGACAATAAGAAGGCGGTCGTTCGTGCCCACGGTAAAAAGGGGCTTCTCATAAAGTTCGCGAGTCTCATTCTTGAAAACGCCCACATCGTTGCCGGTAGGGGTAACATACTTCTCATTGCCGCCTTTTTGGGAAAACGCAAGGCTTGCCATTACTGTCACCATGAAGAATGTCAATATTTTTAACCGCATAAGCCACACTCCTTTTTTAATACGATTGGAGACTTGCTGTCATCCGTAATTATAAATGATTCAGGCCGCAAAAGCAAGCGGGAAAACAGTAAACAAGCTTCATTCACCTCCTTCTTGTCATGAGCCGCGATACGAGAAATCCATATCGCGTGCTGCCTTCACCTCGTCAAGCCGGCCCACCGGTGTGGTGACCGGAGCGTCGTGAAGCAGGGAGGGATTTGTCTTTACCTCCTGCGCAATCGTCTTCATGGCCGCAATAAACGAATCAATGGTTTCCTTGCTTTCCGTTTCGGTCGGCTCGATCATCATGCTCTCCTTGACAATGAGCGGGAAATATACGGTTGGCGGGTGAAAGCCCATGTCGATGAGCCGCTTAGCTATGTCGATCGCGGCGACTCCCAGCGCTTTTTGCCTGCCTGCCGAAAGCACGCATTCGTGCATGCATTTCTTTGCATAGGGAACGTCATACGAATCTTTCAACGAGCACAGTAGGTAATTCGCGTTAAGAACGGCATTATTGCTCACTTCAACCAGCCCCTCGCCGCCGAGCAGGAGGATATAGGCGTATGCCTTGAGACAAACGCCGAAGTTGCCGTAAAACGGCGCGATATACCCGATTGATTTCGGGTAATTGTAACTGAGCGAATAGGTGTTGTCCGGACGCTTGACAATGCGAGAAATTGGTAAAAAATCCTCAAGGTGTTTTTTGACTCCTACCGGACCTGCGCCGGGGCCTCCGCCGCCGTGCGGGGTGGCGAAGGTCTTGTGCAGGTTGAGGTGGACGACGTCGAACTGCGCGTCGCCGGGCCTGCATTTGCCGAGAATGGCATTGAGATTCGCGCCGTCGTAATAAAGCAGCGCGTCGTGTTTGTGCGCGCATTGCGCGATC is part of the Chitinivibrionales bacterium genome and harbors:
- a CDS encoding ATP-binding protein codes for the protein MFFGKWKKSGEVQDDLFLMARIVEHTPTNIVVTRPDGGILYVNGCAERELKFPRDTLGGVSVETIISDTGDGISWNELRRRLEHDRSCEGKATLIGKGGSEILCALYAFSIAETSRNGNLFVLQFKDVTGEMKGIDQIERKNLEMAKINTELIRSNAELKRVSELKSNFLSIASHELKTPLTSIKGYSDIMIDTMKGKLDSGVYRMIESINRAADRLHRVVNNILDVTRIEQKRLRLKPERFDLATLARDCIEELSQFSVKRNVRFECSAQENMPKFLGDTMRMQQVFTNLFTNALKFSPDNSAVRVSIGLLTPSEFHIVVKDQGIGVDRAEQKKIFDPFYEVASATRHSTDYSKFMGGGTGLGLSIVKGIVERHGGRIWVESEGPSEENKFPGSEFHIVVPVEAKIEWDDDETRTIKLAELREEQTKERDAAAENVEEKPVILFIDSDREAIEIAKMVLENAFEILVAETGEIGLTMAFEHHPSLILVDSYLPGLDGYRICRILRSQEETKNIPLAFFSAGSQSNEIQKCFASGGDDFIVKPFSGKELVEKIWRLLMKKKELQNFKQD
- the gcvPB gene encoding aminomethyl-transferring glycine dehydrogenase subunit GcvPB — encoded protein: MDVIFKKSVKERKGVSLPCLDVPGSMEIGSKYRREKDAELCELSELDVVRHFTALSRMNFGVDTNFYPLGSCTMKYNPKICEKISQLEGFAGLHPLLPQLRRGGMLTQGALAVLYELERLLCEITGMDAFTLQPMAGAHGELTGMMLVAAYHKNKGNKKNEVLIPDEAHGTNPSSAAIAGYEVKPVPTNPETGMIDVATLEAMIGPNTAAVMMTNPNTLGIFNSQIDKIAQCAHKHDALLYYDGANLNAILGKCRPGDAQFDVVHLNLHKTFATPHGGGGPGAGPVGVKKHLEDFLPISRIVKRPDNTYSLSYNYPKSIGYIAPFYGNFGVCLKAYAYILLLGGEGLVEVSNNAVLNANYLLCSLKDSYDVPYAKKCMHECVLSAGRQKALGVAAIDIAKRLIDMGFHPPTVYFPLIVKESMMIEPTETESKETIDSFIAAMKTIAQEVKTNPSLLHDAPVTTPVGRLDEVKAARDMDFSYRGS